The following coding sequences are from one Oncorhynchus gorbuscha isolate QuinsamMale2020 ecotype Even-year unplaced genomic scaffold, OgorEven_v1.0 Un_scaffold_1913, whole genome shotgun sequence window:
- the LOC124024532 gene encoding fish-egg lectin-like isoform X1 translates to MRVTAAVLLVLCLLTISHAWDCQEVVNIKNLMQIDAGLGQVVATDTSQIPYYLVGDKWIRLPGSLKHITVGPAGIWGVNKDYAIYKYVAGNWVQAAGLLKQLDAGGEQFIAGANMDDTPFCLTRSATVGYKGSGSPLPWTGLPGAVKYYSCGPFGCWAVNKNDDIFLMSLNQDCQNNGWSHIDGKLSMIEVATDGGVFGVNSAGQVYTRDGITASKPEGTGWSHVSMCMIMKHVTYDLGRLWVISKSGVTMVCTP, encoded by the exons ATGAGAGTCACTGCAGCCGTCCTATTGGTCCTCTGTCTCCTGACCATCAGTCATG CCTGGGACTGTCAGGAGGTAGTAAACATCAAGAATCTGATGCAGATCGATGCAGGACTGGGACAAGTGGTTGCTACGGACACAAGTCAAATCCCCTACTACCTGGTAGGTGATAAATGGATCCGCCTGCCTGGTTCCCTGAAGCATATCACTGTAGGACCAGCAGGGATCTGGGGTGTCAACAAGGACTATGCAATCTACAAGTATGTAGCCGGTAACTGGGTGCAAGCTGCAG GCCTTCTGAAACAGTTGGATGCTGGAGGTGAACAGTTTATTGCGGGGGCCAACATGGACGATACTCCATTCTGTCTGACACGTAGTGCCACAGTTGGCTACAAGGGTTCAGGCTCACCTCTTCCATGGACAGGATTGCCAGGAGCTGTGAAGTACTACAGCTGTGGACCCTTTGGGTGCTGGGCAGTCAACAAGAATGATGATATCTTCTTAATGAGT CTGAATCAAGACTGTCAAAACAACGGGTGGAGTCACATTGACGGCAAGCTTTCCATGATTGAGGTGGCAACTGATGGTGGTGTCTTTGGGGTCAACTCTGCAGGCCAAGTTTATACCAG AGACGGCATCACAGCCAGTAAACCAGAGGGCACCGGATGGAGCCATGTCTCAATGTGCATGATAATGAAGCACGTGACCTATGACCTGGGCCGTCTTTGGGTCATCTCCAAGTCTGGAGTCACCATGGTGTGCACACCTTAG
- the LOC124024532 gene encoding fish-egg lectin-like isoform X2, which produces MRVTAAVLLVLCLLTISHAWDCQEVVNIKNLMQIDAGLGQVVATDTSQIPYYLVGDKWIRLPGSLKHITVGPAGIWGVNKDYAIYKYVAGNWVQAAGLLKQLDAGGEQFIAGANMDDTPFCLTRSATVGYKGSGSPLPWTGLPGAVKYYSCGPFGCWAVNKNDDIFLMSLNQDCQNNGWSHIDGKLSMIEVATDGGVFGVNSVGQVYTRNGITASKPEGTGWSNIPMSMHMGHVTYDLGRLWVISKSGVTMVCTP; this is translated from the exons ATGAGAGTCACTGCAGCCGTCCTATTGGTCCTCTGTCTCCTGACCATCAGTCATG CCTGGGACTGTCAGGAGGTAGTAAACATCAAGAATCTGATGCAGATTGATGCAGGACTGGGGCAAGTGGTTGCTACGGACACAAGTCAAATCCCCTACTACCTGGTAGGTGATAAATGGATCCGCCTGCCTGGTTCCCTGAAGCATATCACTGTAGGACCAGCAGGGATCTGGGGTGTCAACAAGGACTATGCAATCTACAAGTATGTAGCCGGTAACTGGGTGCAAGCTGCAG GCCTTCTGAAACAGTTGGATGCTGGAGGTGAACAGTTTATTGCGGGGGCCAACATGGACGATACTCCATTCTGTCTGACACGTAGTGCCACAGTTGGCTACAAGGGTTCAGGCTCACCTCTTCCATGGACAGGATTGCCAGGAGCTGTGAAGTACTACAGCTGTGGACCCTTTGGGTGCTGGGCAGTCAACAAGAATGATGATATCTTCTTAATGAGT CTGAATCAAGACTGTCAAAACAACGGGTGGAGTCACATTGACGGCAAGCTTTCCATGATTGAGGTGGCAACTGATGGTGGTGTCTTTGGGGTCAACTCTGTAGGCCAAGTTTATACCAG AAACGGCATCACAGCCAGTAAACCAGAGGGCACCGGATGGAGCAATATCCCAATGTCCATGCACATGGGCCACGTGAcctatgac CTGGGCCGTCTTTGGGTCATCTCCAAGTCTGGAGTCACCATGGTGTGCACACCTTAG